From a region of the Helicobacter hepaticus ATCC 51449 genome:
- the rlmN gene encoding 23S rRNA (adenine(2503)-C(2))-methyltransferase RlmN: MNIDFPFQQPSLYGYKLNELKSILSPAFRAKQIYHWLYHRYENDAMRMDNISKTMQNYIREHFALSQIYPIRVEHSIDGSKKYLFETYDGHCFESVLIQMRDKKLGHKGEVVESEKWTMCLSSQIGCKVGCAFCFTAKGGFVRNLHASEIVEQVVIMKKDNQMAPHKRVNIVYMGMGEPLDNIENVTRAIEILSESEGLSISARRQTISTSGIAPKIKQLGKLNLGVQLAISLHAVDDKLRSQLIPMNKAYNISDILTEVRAFPIDTRKKVMFEYLMIKGVNDDLKSAKKLLQLLNGIKAKVNLILFNPHEGSTFKRPEINDVRAFADFLIKRGLLCTIRESRGIDISAACGQLREKVKAENVSCETLT; encoded by the coding sequence ATGAACATAGATTTTCCATTCCAACAACCAAGCCTTTATGGTTATAAGCTTAATGAGCTTAAATCCATTCTTTCTCCTGCATTTCGTGCGAAACAAATTTATCACTGGCTTTATCATCGCTACGAGAACGATGCAATGCGTATGGATAATATTTCAAAGACTATGCAAAATTACATACGTGAGCATTTTGCACTTTCTCAAATTTATCCTATACGGGTAGAACATAGCATTGATGGAAGTAAAAAATATCTCTTTGAAACTTATGATGGACATTGTTTTGAATCTGTGTTGATTCAAATGCGTGATAAAAAATTGGGACACAAAGGCGAAGTGGTAGAGAGTGAAAAATGGACAATGTGTCTCTCAAGTCAAATTGGTTGTAAGGTGGGTTGTGCATTTTGTTTTACTGCAAAGGGTGGATTTGTGCGGAATCTCCACGCAAGTGAAATAGTTGAGCAAGTTGTAATTATGAAAAAAGACAATCAAATGGCGCCCCATAAAAGAGTGAATATTGTTTATATGGGAATGGGTGAACCCCTTGATAATATTGAAAATGTAACACGTGCAATCGAGATTCTCTCAGAATCCGAAGGATTAAGTATTTCTGCTCGGCGACAAACGATTTCTACGAGTGGTATCGCACCTAAAATCAAACAATTAGGCAAGCTTAATTTAGGTGTGCAGCTTGCTATTTCGCTCCACGCAGTAGATGATAAGTTGCGTTCTCAACTTATACCTATGAATAAAGCCTATAATATATCTGATATTCTCACTGAGGTAAGGGCATTTCCCATAGATACGCGCAAGAAAGTAATGTTTGAATATCTTATGATTAAAGGTGTGAATGATGACTTAAAAAGTGCAAAAAAATTGCTTCAACTCCTTAATGGTATTAAAGCAAAAGTAAATTTGATTTTGTTTAATCCACACGAAGGAAGCACATTTAAGCGACCGGAAATAAACGATGTAAGAGCATTTGCCGATTTTTTAATAAAGCGGGGATTACTTTGCACTATACGAGAATCTAGAGGTATTGATATTAGTGCTGCGTGTGGGCAGTTACGCGAAAAAGTTAAAGCAGAAAATGTTTCTTGTGAAACATTGACATAA
- a CDS encoding epoxyqueuosine reductase QueH — protein sequence MSESIHIEKKKNMLVHICCSVDSHYFLSEIQKIYPDTTMIGYFYNPNIHPKSEYDLRLLDVRRSCKMLGVELIEEEYESQEWFESVRGLEEEPEKGERCVKCFDMRLEKTAQMAHTMSIESFTSTLLSSPLKEQQILFTQGNQIAQHYGLCFIKVDVRSNGGTQAQSELANKDRLYKQTYCGCQFALSKQRESQGQLPLELMSNIGKQILPASNEQRKAVFDLRDKCEKEGREYALYKQSKIIWRNLRSICIDEGKVISSYVITHSRSKNMIKTSNITYIKRSVYDKDYRLQCVEVGYAKRDESIFLSIDDANILLKTQYANVQEMVYNAPCYEYEIALRTALCGADSINPIIILDKKIKHSLKVFINAHFQESSIFAITPY from the coding sequence ATGAGTGAAAGCATACATATAGAAAAAAAGAAAAATATGCTTGTGCATATATGTTGCTCAGTAGATAGTCATTATTTTCTTAGTGAGATTCAAAAAATTTATCCTGATACAACGATGATAGGGTATTTTTACAATCCAAATATTCACCCAAAAAGCGAATATGATTTGCGGCTTCTTGATGTCAGGCGAAGTTGTAAAATGTTAGGAGTAGAGCTTATAGAAGAAGAATATGAAAGTCAAGAATGGTTTGAAAGTGTTAGAGGACTTGAAGAAGAGCCAGAAAAAGGAGAGCGATGTGTAAAATGTTTTGATATGCGATTAGAAAAAACTGCACAAATGGCGCATACAATGTCAATAGAATCTTTTACCTCAACTTTACTTTCTAGCCCTCTCAAAGAGCAGCAGATTCTTTTTACTCAAGGTAACCAAATCGCGCAACATTATGGCTTGTGTTTTATCAAGGTTGATGTGAGGAGCAATGGAGGTACGCAAGCACAAAGTGAATTAGCAAATAAGGATAGGCTTTATAAACAAACATATTGTGGGTGCCAATTTGCTTTAAGTAAGCAAAGAGAATCTCAAGGGCAACTTCCTCTTGAATTGATGAGCAATATTGGGAAGCAAATTTTACCTGCGAGTAATGAGCAGCGCAAAGCTGTTTTTGATTTACGGGATAAATGTGAGAAAGAAGGAAGGGAGTATGCGCTTTATAAACAATCAAAAATTATTTGGCGTAATTTACGAAGTATATGTATTGATGAAGGGAAAGTAATAAGTTCGTATGTTATTACACATTCACGTAGTAAGAATATGATAAAGACTTCAAATATTACCTATATCAAGCGCTCTGTATATGATAAAGATTATAGACTTCAATGTGTTGAGGTGGGCTATGCTAAACGTGATGAAAGTATATTTTTAAGCATAGATGATGCAAATATTTTATTAAAAACGCAGTATGCAAATGTGCAAGAAATGGTGTATAATGCGCCTTGTTATGAATATGAAATAGCATTGCGCACGGCATTGTGTGGTGCAGATAGTATCAATCCTATTATTATCCTTGATAAAAAAATCAAACATAGTCTAAAAGTTTTTATTAATGCACATTTTCAAGAAAGTAGTATTTTTGCTATCACTCCATATTAA
- the fabZ gene encoding 3-hydroxyacyl-ACP dehydratase FabZ, with translation MDTNKIQGDKPIMNVEKIRQILPHRYPMLLVDRVMELVQNTSDSEPNGYIKAYKNVTINEEVFLGHFPNKPIYPGVMQIEGMAQAGGLLAFVSMFGDNVAEAKNKIVYFMTIDNVKFRIPVVPGDRLVYELKVLKHKGSIWQLGANAFVEDKLVSEAELKAMITEAKES, from the coding sequence ATGGATACAAATAAGATACAAGGGGATAAACCCATAATGAATGTGGAGAAAATTCGTCAAATTTTACCACATCGTTATCCGATGTTACTTGTTGATAGAGTTATGGAGCTTGTGCAAAATACAAGTGATAGTGAACCAAATGGTTATATCAAAGCATATAAAAATGTAACAATTAATGAAGAGGTATTTTTGGGGCATTTTCCAAACAAACCTATTTATCCGGGTGTAATGCAGATTGAAGGAATGGCGCAAGCCGGCGGTCTTTTAGCATTTGTAAGTATGTTTGGTGATAATGTTGCAGAGGCAAAAAATAAAATTGTATATTTTATGACGATAGATAATGTTAAGTTTCGTATCCCTGTCGTCCCAGGTGATAGGCTTGTATATGAGCTCAAGGTTTTAAAACACAAAGGAAGTATATGGCAACTTGGAGCAAATGCTTTTGTTGAGGATAAACTTGTAAGTGAAGCTGAACTTAAAGCTATGATTACTGAAGCTAAAGAATCTTAA
- the lpxA gene encoding acyl-ACP--UDP-N-acetylglucosamine O-acyltransferase has protein sequence MYMIGKTSIVKEGAKIGKNVQIGEFCIIDENTIIGDECIIGNYVHISGCTTLGKRNKVFNNAAVGVPPQDLKYAGEKTELIIGDDNLIREFTTLNPGTAGGRGKTIIGDRNLFMAYVHIAHDCIVGNDCILANNATLGGHVELGDYVNIGGLTPVHQFVKVGDGCMIAGGSVLTQDMPPYCLAEGNRAYIRGLNKHRMRKLFTREEIDEINRVYKILFSRSAPIRELAQSQLDKNPNNTIRYICEFILSTTRGIPFKGVQSE, from the coding sequence ATATATATGATAGGAAAAACAAGTATTGTTAAAGAAGGCGCAAAAATAGGAAAAAATGTCCAAATTGGCGAATTTTGCATTATTGATGAGAATACTATCATTGGTGATGAATGTATCATAGGCAATTATGTGCATATAAGTGGTTGCACAACTCTAGGTAAGCGCAACAAGGTTTTTAATAATGCTGCTGTTGGTGTGCCACCACAAGACTTAAAATATGCGGGAGAAAAGACAGAGCTTATCATCGGAGATGATAATTTGATTCGTGAATTTACTACACTTAATCCCGGCACTGCAGGAGGAAGAGGAAAAACGATAATAGGCGATAGAAATTTATTTATGGCTTATGTCCATATAGCACACGATTGCATTGTAGGAAATGATTGTATTCTTGCAAATAATGCTACGCTTGGTGGGCACGTAGAGCTTGGTGATTATGTTAATATCGGGGGATTGACACCCGTGCATCAATTTGTCAAAGTCGGAGATGGTTGTATGATAGCAGGAGGCTCTGTTTTAACACAGGATATGCCTCCATATTGCTTGGCAGAAGGCAATAGGGCTTATATTAGAGGATTAAATAAACATCGTATGCGAAAACTTTTTACACGTGAAGAAATTGACGAAATAAATCGTGTGTATAAGATTCTTTTTTCGCGCAGTGCACCCATTCGGGAACTTGCTCAATCTCAACTTGATAAGAATCCAAATAACACTATCCGCTATATTTGTGAATTTATCCTTTCAACTACACGTGGTATCCCCTTTAAAGGAGTGCAAAGTGAATGA
- the clpX gene encoding ATP-dependent protease ATP-binding subunit ClpX gives MKKRCSFCNKEESLDNPIINSGITPDVYICNYCLIVGSEILTGYLNKNPQQDQEAIDIKTPSPKELKAKLDEYVIGQDEAKRVFSVAVYNHYKRIKANSLSEEEMPNPILQDDVELSKSNILLIGPTGSGKTLMAQTLARFLDIPIAISDATSLTEAGYVGEDVENILTRLLQAADGDVKKAEKGIVFIDEIDKISRLSENRSITRDVSGEGVQQALLKIIEGSVVNIPPKGGRKHPNQEFVQINTSDILFVCGGAFDGLGDIIKRRLGGNVLGFHGEKKGKSEEDALLKYVEPDDLISYGLIPELIGRLHMITTLSPISKEAMVEILTKPKNALIKQYQKIFEIDGATLHFEKDAIESIAELAIARKTGARGLRSIMEGAMIDLMYDLPELAGYEITISKECIMDKQSPLRVKKKRNIQKRA, from the coding sequence ATAAAAAAAAGATGTAGTTTTTGCAATAAAGAAGAAAGTTTAGATAATCCTATCATTAATTCAGGGATTACTCCAGATGTATATATTTGTAATTATTGTTTGATTGTTGGAAGTGAAATTTTGACAGGTTATTTGAATAAAAATCCACAACAAGATCAAGAAGCAATAGACATTAAAACGCCATCACCAAAAGAACTTAAAGCCAAACTTGATGAATATGTGATAGGACAAGATGAAGCAAAACGTGTATTCTCAGTCGCAGTATATAATCATTATAAACGTATCAAAGCAAATAGTCTTTCTGAAGAAGAAATGCCAAATCCAATTTTACAAGATGATGTAGAGCTCTCTAAATCAAATATTTTACTCATTGGTCCAACAGGTAGCGGAAAAACATTAATGGCACAGACTTTAGCACGTTTTTTAGACATTCCCATTGCTATTTCTGATGCGACAAGTCTTACAGAGGCAGGGTATGTGGGTGAAGATGTAGAAAATATCCTTACTCGACTTCTTCAAGCTGCTGATGGTGATGTCAAAAAAGCAGAGAAAGGTATTGTATTTATTGATGAGATTGACAAAATTTCGCGTCTTTCTGAAAATCGTTCTATTACACGTGATGTATCAGGAGAAGGCGTGCAACAAGCATTACTTAAAATTATTGAGGGTAGTGTGGTAAATATTCCCCCAAAAGGTGGGAGAAAGCACCCTAATCAAGAATTTGTGCAAATTAATACAAGCGATATTTTATTTGTATGCGGCGGTGCATTTGATGGGTTGGGCGATATTATTAAAAGACGTTTGGGTGGAAATGTGCTTGGATTTCACGGAGAGAAAAAAGGTAAAAGCGAAGAAGATGCTTTACTCAAATATGTAGAACCTGATGATCTTATTAGCTATGGGTTGATTCCAGAGCTTATCGGCAGACTCCATATGATTACAACACTTTCTCCAATTAGCAAAGAAGCAATGGTAGAGATTCTCACAAAACCTAAAAATGCACTTATAAAACAATACCAAAAAATTTTTGAAATTGATGGTGCAACATTACATTTTGAAAAAGATGCCATTGAGTCGATTGCCGAACTTGCTATTGCAAGAAAAACAGGTGCTAGAGGCTTAAGGTCTATTATGGAGGGAGCAATGATTGATTTAATGTATGATTTACCAGAGCTTGCAGGTTATGAAATTACCATTTCTAAAGAATGTATTATGGACAAGCAAAGTCCTCTTCGCGTTAAAAAAAAGAGAAATATACAAAAAAGAGCTTAA
- a CDS encoding rod shape-determining protein, with protein MLVDRLIGTFSKDIAIDLGTANTLVLVKGEGIIINEPSVVAVQADRFSTGKILAVGKEAKDMLGKTPDGIQAIRPMKDGVIADFDMTERMIRYFIEKAHKRKALIRPRIMVCVPYGLTGVEKKAVKESAMSAGAREVFLIEEPMAAAIGAGLEIQESKGNLVIDIGGGTTEIGVISLGGLVISKSIRVAGDKLDTAIVDYVRKKFNLLIGERTGEEIKIQIGSASPMEKPLVMQVRGRDQVSGLLNTIELTSEDAREAMKEQLREISNALKSVLESMPPDLAGDIVENGIVLTGGGALIQGLDKYLSDIVRLPVYVGEEPLLCVAKGTGKAMEDLDLLNQLAFD; from the coding sequence ATGTTGGTGGATAGACTCATTGGGACTTTTTCCAAAGATATTGCGATTGATTTAGGGACAGCAAATACTTTGGTTTTGGTTAAAGGAGAGGGTATCATCATCAATGAGCCTTCCGTAGTGGCAGTGCAAGCTGATAGATTCAGCACAGGGAAGATTCTTGCTGTGGGGAAAGAAGCAAAGGATATGCTAGGAAAAACTCCTGATGGTATACAGGCAATTCGTCCAATGAAAGATGGTGTTATAGCAGATTTTGATATGACGGAGAGAATGATTCGTTATTTTATCGAGAAAGCACATAAACGCAAAGCGCTTATTCGCCCTCGGATTATGGTATGTGTGCCCTATGGTTTGACAGGAGTAGAAAAAAAGGCAGTTAAAGAATCTGCAATGAGTGCAGGTGCTAGAGAAGTATTTTTAATAGAAGAACCTATGGCAGCGGCTATTGGAGCAGGGCTTGAGATTCAGGAATCTAAAGGTAATCTTGTTATTGATATTGGTGGTGGCACAACAGAGATTGGTGTGATTTCTTTAGGAGGTTTAGTTATTAGCAAATCAATCAGAGTCGCTGGTGATAAGCTCGATACAGCAATAGTAGATTATGTAAGAAAGAAGTTTAATCTTTTAATTGGCGAGCGCACAGGTGAGGAAATTAAGATTCAGATTGGTTCAGCTTCACCGATGGAAAAACCCCTTGTTATGCAAGTGCGTGGGCGCGACCAAGTGAGCGGATTGCTTAATACCATTGAGCTTACAAGTGAAGATGCGCGTGAGGCAATGAAAGAGCAGCTTCGCGAAATCAGCAATGCGCTTAAAAGTGTGTTAGAATCTATGCCACCTGATTTAGCAGGAGATATTGTTGAAAATGGTATAGTGCTTACTGGCGGTGGTGCATTGATACAAGGGCTTGATAAATATCTTTCTGATATTGTTCGTTTGCCTGTGTATGTAGGTGAAGAGCCGCTGCTTTGTGTAGCAAAGGGCACGGGTAAAGCAATGGAAGATTTGGATTTGCTCAATCAGCTTGCTTTTGATTAG
- the mreC gene encoding rod shape-determining protein MreC, protein MRYKFLIFGIIFFICILVLMEVDKSIQVKMLSVSDYAKIFFLDSKEGIVNTYNKYIDQATKIESLSAKMQDYDKLKLEIQSLQDDRDKLRKLIGMGGITYATSEIHPARIISFATLGQRDRVWLNTDLSRYHQNGNLEDRIFGIVKDNVALGVAVYQNGRIEGFLNGNENCHYDVYIGENKAMGIVSGSHNGKLLVDYISDWIEIHKGDKVFTSGLDGIFLENIPVGIVEDVQENYGYLSVDVKPYASVGELSYVWIIDREIPQLSIQDAPEESLQIENIPQPTTQVSENEEKQP, encoded by the coding sequence ATGAGATATAAATTCCTTATTTTTGGGATTATCTTTTTCATTTGTATCTTAGTCTTAATGGAAGTTGATAAATCCATTCAAGTTAAGATGCTTTCTGTAAGTGATTATGCTAAGATATTTTTTTTAGATTCCAAAGAGGGTATAGTAAATACTTATAACAAATATATTGACCAAGCTACGAAGATAGAATCGCTTAGCGCAAAAATGCAAGATTATGACAAGCTTAAACTTGAGATTCAGTCTCTTCAAGATGATAGAGATAAGCTACGTAAGCTCATTGGTATGGGTGGCATTACCTATGCTACAAGTGAAATTCATCCTGCACGCATTATTTCATTTGCAACCTTAGGGCAACGTGATAGAGTATGGCTCAATACTGATTTAAGTCGTTATCATCAAAACGGGAACTTAGAGGATAGAATCTTTGGGATTGTAAAAGATAATGTAGCACTTGGTGTGGCAGTTTATCAAAATGGGCGTATTGAAGGATTCTTAAATGGCAATGAAAATTGCCATTATGATGTATATATTGGCGAGAACAAAGCAATGGGTATCGTATCTGGCTCCCATAATGGCAAATTACTTGTGGATTATATTTCTGATTGGATTGAAATTCATAAGGGAGACAAGGTTTTTACAAGTGGACTTGATGGTATATTTTTGGAAAACATACCTGTGGGTATAGTTGAAGATGTGCAAGAAAATTATGGTTATTTGAGTGTTGATGTGAAGCCATACGCGAGTGTAGGAGAGCTATCTTATGTATGGATTATTGACAGAGAAATCCCTCAACTAAGCATACAAGATGCCCCAGAAGAGTCGCTTCAAATTGAAAATATCCCACAGCCTACTACCCAAGTTTCCGAAAATGAAGAAAAGCAACCCTAA
- a CDS encoding ankyrin repeat domain-containing protein produces the protein MKKWLILLCMISAFVGCGNEENEIKQNLQEKNQEVQQENVSQTKESQNQSKETFINEERSLRSQSPQKWLEKYDVNAKDSNGETLLMFFAAYGSDDEVKYLLAQGADVNATDKQGQSALFYALFCGAEGCIFDKVKTLVEAGANVNAKNAQGDSVLRVALGSSEEIEEYLKSKGALDSKSFDESVNNLSEQEISRIANPRLVEVVRTYNGKVGIKCIAELLQSDNIDEVLKEEQEVSKDIYAYEGQSALLLAAKFGYDELVATLLELGANPNVIGYYTTPLLEAATNNYYHISKLLLEHGADVNLRAQDNGTTPIIALVEGKSKGLLSIKDEKERTKEEDKARIPLLELLIKSGGDVNAQDFAREGDNINALFSALELERGNLAVLLIQSGADIKDERYPPLNDAVKYGLVNAVEALLKAGANPMQKDLFYQTSALDIIGENKLERMSSEYARTLFHSLEPEKQSRIKELINQAIETINP, from the coding sequence ATGAAAAAATGGCTTATATTGCTATGTATGATAAGTGCATTTGTAGGGTGTGGTAATGAAGAAAATGAGATAAAGCAAAACCTGCAAGAGAAAAATCAAGAAGTGCAACAAGAAAATGTGAGCCAAACCAAAGAATCACAAAATCAATCCAAAGAAACTTTTATCAATGAAGAAAGAAGTTTGCGCTCACAAAGTCCTCAAAAATGGTTAGAAAAATATGATGTTAATGCTAAAGATTCCAATGGAGAGACTTTGCTTATGTTTTTTGCAGCCTATGGGAGTGATGATGAGGTGAAATATCTTCTTGCACAAGGTGCAGATGTGAATGCTACAGATAAGCAAGGACAGAGTGCATTATTTTACGCGCTTTTTTGTGGAGCAGAGGGTTGTATATTTGATAAGGTTAAAACTCTTGTAGAAGCTGGGGCTAATGTAAATGCGAAAAATGCACAAGGCGATAGTGTGTTGCGCGTGGCACTTGGTTCAAGTGAGGAGATAGAGGAATACTTAAAAAGCAAGGGCGCACTAGATTCTAAAAGCTTTGATGAGAGCGTAAATAATTTGAGTGAGCAGGAGATAAGCCGCATTGCTAATCCTCGTTTGGTAGAGGTAGTGCGCACATATAATGGCAAAGTGGGTATAAAGTGTATAGCAGAGCTTTTGCAGAGTGATAACATTGATGAAGTTTTAAAAGAGGAACAAGAAGTTTCTAAAGATATATATGCGTATGAAGGACAGAGTGCATTGCTTCTTGCTGCAAAATTTGGCTATGATGAGTTAGTAGCTACACTATTAGAGCTTGGAGCAAATCCAAATGTTATAGGATATTATACAACGCCACTCCTTGAGGCGGCTACAAACAATTATTATCATATCTCAAAATTGTTGCTTGAACACGGAGCAGATGTAAATTTACGCGCACAAGATAATGGAACTACGCCTATTATTGCGCTTGTAGAGGGTAAAAGCAAAGGACTTTTATCTATTAAAGATGAAAAAGAGCGCACAAAAGAGGAAGATAAAGCCCGCATACCGCTTTTAGAATTGCTTATAAAATCTGGGGGTGATGTCAATGCACAAGATTTTGCACGTGAGGGGGATAACATAAATGCACTCTTTTCAGCATTAGAGCTAGAGAGGGGGAATCTCGCAGTGCTTTTAATACAATCAGGCGCAGATATCAAAGATGAAAGGTATCCACCTCTAAATGACGCGGTCAAATATGGGTTAGTCAATGCAGTAGAGGCATTACTCAAAGCAGGTGCAAATCCTATGCAAAAAGATTTATTTTATCAAACAAGTGCATTAGATATTATTGGTGAGAATAAGCTTGAACGAATGAGTAGTGAATATGCAAGAACACTTTTTCATTCTTTGGAGCCAGAGAAGCAATCGCGTATCAAAGAGCTTATAAACCAAGCGATAGAGACTATAAATCCCTAA
- a CDS encoding fumarylacetoacetate hydrolase family protein — MQFISFVPYICDFSRESPPFSLYAQPHQIGILQEQKVYPLSTLIQSDIPHIYTDMNTFICLHTPDMLNTIQTNIKNTHAFSLADITLLAPIPKPKQDVICLGINYLEHAKESAAYKNEIFDQKRENAVYFSKRVNYATPHNAPIPLHSNLTQKLDYEVELGVVLGSHLYKPKNMQEVIDSIFGYTIINDISSRDIQQKHKQWYMGKSLEGSLPMGPCIVSARSIDAQNLAIKSYVNGELRQDSHTSLMICNITAALYELSHYCMLQAASIISMGTPSGVGMGFNPPRFLSNNDEIVCEIQHIGSLRNVVIDY; from the coding sequence ATGCAATTTATAAGTTTTGTGCCCTATATTTGTGATTTCTCTAGGGAATCTCCGCCTTTTTCTCTCTATGCACAACCTCATCAAATTGGTATTCTCCAAGAACAAAAAGTTTATCCACTTTCAACGCTTATACAAAGCGATATTCCTCATATTTACACAGATATGAATACTTTTATCTGTCTTCATACTCCAGATATGCTTAATACGATACAAACAAATATAAAAAATACTCACGCTTTTTCTCTTGCAGATATTACACTCCTAGCTCCTATTCCAAAGCCAAAACAAGATGTAATTTGTTTAGGCATTAATTACCTTGAACACGCCAAAGAATCTGCAGCCTATAAAAATGAGATTTTTGACCAAAAGCGCGAAAATGCTGTCTATTTTAGCAAACGTGTGAATTATGCTACGCCTCATAATGCACCTATTCCCTTGCACAGCAACCTCACTCAAAAGCTTGATTATGAAGTAGAGCTTGGGGTAGTCCTTGGTTCTCATCTTTATAAACCTAAAAATATGCAAGAAGTTATAGATTCTATCTTTGGCTATACTATCATCAATGATATTTCTTCAAGAGATATTCAGCAAAAGCACAAACAATGGTATATGGGAAAAAGTCTTGAGGGAAGTTTGCCTATGGGACCTTGTATTGTAAGTGCCAGAAGCATTGATGCGCAAAATCTTGCTATCAAAAGCTATGTCAATGGCGAACTAAGACAAGATTCTCATACTTCATTGATGATTTGTAATATCACTGCTGCACTCTATGAGTTATCACATTATTGTATGCTCCAAGCAGCTAGCATTATCTCTATGGGGACTCCAAGCGGCGTTGGTATGGGGTTTAATCCACCAAGATTCTTAAGCAATAATGATGAGATAGTTTGCGAAATACAACACATTGGCTCATTACGCAATGTCGTTATAGATTATTAA